A window of Solanum stenotomum isolate F172 chromosome 3, ASM1918654v1, whole genome shotgun sequence contains these coding sequences:
- the LOC125859786 gene encoding uncharacterized protein LOC125859786: MASQENDRPQSANVVKRKSKGKKKVSETTGYTTSPLAGTQSQNIGEVGTLDASRRLIITPAETIGFLPSTQSLTAIMDSIKSFYRDTWTSWGEIPVYDREQMWNHFKTNCAWHPQHDYVTFYNYGRIAAFMLNDCLRCAREMSQKPDWMLEGIWARLNEKWTTEKFQKTSIQHVVKKKKDGRSTLVEPYVETNVGLNEWRQSQPTSEDDSSNQSPDDDEASILSKKIGGVKKSKVSGLGSEHCVGCITYGYTAASLSSPLKQNEEEIDSLQIQVQELLKKQKADRLRLAGLENLVRHLLDEC, from the exons ATGGCATCTCAGGAAAACGATCGTCCACAAAGTGCTAATGTAGTGAAACGTAAATCTAAGGGAAAGAAAAAAGTTTCTGAGACTACGGGTTACACTACCTCTCCACTTGCAG GTACACAGAGTCAAAATATTGGAGAGGTTGGAACGCTGGATGCTTCGCGGAGGCTGATTATCACTCCTGCTGAGACTATTGG GTTTTTGCCCTCCACCCAATCTCTAACTGCGATTATGGATTCCATTAAATCATTTTATCGTGACACTTGGACTTCCTGGGGAGAGATACCTGTGTATGACAGAGAACAAATGTGGAATCACTTTAAG ACTAATTGCGCATGGCATCCCCAACATGATTATGTAACATTTTATAATTATGGGAGAATCGCTGCTTTTATGCTTAATGATTGCTTGCGGTGTGCTCGGGAAATGAGTCAGAAGCCCGATTGGATGCTAGAAGGTATATGGGCTAGACTTAATGAAAAGTGGACCACTGAGAAATTTCAAAAGACGAGCATCCAACATgttgtgaaaaagaagaaggatggtCGTAGTACTTTGGTCGAGCCATATGTTGAGACAAAT GTTGGGTTAAATGAATGGCGTCAAAGTCAACCTACTTCTGAGGATGATAGCTCAAACCAATCGCCAGACGATGATGAAGCTTCAATATTGTCGAAGAAGATTGGTGGAGTAAAGAAAAGTAAAGTAAGCGGCCTTGGATCAGAGCATTGCGTAGGCTGTATCACGTATGGATATACTGCTGCTTCTTTAAGTTCTCCGTTGAAACAGAATGAGGAAGAGATAGATTCATTGCAGATACAAGTACAAGAGTtgttgaaaaaacaaaaagcaGACCGTTTAAGACTTGCTGGATTGGAGAATCTAGTTCGTCATCTCTTAGACGAATGCTGA
- the LOC125859783 gene encoding uncharacterized protein LOC125859783, whose translation MTSQENDRPLSASAVKRKSKGKKKVSETTGTQSQKFVEVGTLDDFGRLVIAPAETNGFFPSIESMNMIMDSIKSFYHDAWSSWDEIPVFDREKMWNHFRTKCAWYPKDDYKMFCNFELNAMYMFNDILESAWEKNQKPDWMPEGIWAKLDEKRTTAKFQKTSIEAKAPRASNKGDSLHIGGSASMGTHQRKLEKKKGRTMTYDKVLEEKQVKKKKDGRGTLVEPHVERTNVGYKRSLDEWRQSQPTSEDDSSKQSSDEDEASILPKKTGGVKKRKASGLGSEHCVGCITYGYTAASLSSPLKQNEEEIDSLQIQVQELLKKQKADRLRFAGLENLVRHLLDKC comes from the exons ATGACATCTCAGGAGAACGATCGTCCACTAAGTGCTAGTGCAGTGAAACGTAAATCTAAGGGAAAGAAAAAAGTTTCTGAGACTACAG GTACACAGAGTCAAAAGTTTGTAGAGGTTGGAACGCTAGATGATTTTGGGAGGCTGGTTATCGCTCCTGCTGAGACTAATGG GTTTTTTCCCTCCATCGAATCTATGAATATGATTATGGATTCTATAAAGTCATTTTATCATGATGCTTGGAGTTCCTGGGACGAGATACCTGTCTTTGACAGAGAGAAGATGTGGAATCACTTTAGG ACGAAGTGTGCATGGTATCCCAAAGACGATTATAAGATGTTTTGTAATTTTGAGCTAAACGCTATGTATATGTTTAACGATATCTTGGAGAGTGCTTGGGAAAAGAATCAGAAGCCTGATTGGATGCCAGAAGGTATATGGGCTAAACTTGATGAAAAGCGGACCActgcaaaatttcaaaagacGAGCATCGAAGCAAAGGCACCACGAGCTTCCAACAAGGGTGACTCATTGCACATCGGGGGTTCAGCTAGTATGGGAACTCATCAAAGGAAATTG gaaaagaaaaaagggagAACTATGACTTATGATAAGGTCTTAGAGGAGAAAcaggtgaaaaagaaaaaggatggtcGTGGTACTTTGGTGGAGCCACATGTTGAGAGGACAAAT GTTGGGTATAAAAGAAGCTTGGATGAATGGCGTCAAAGTCAACCTACTTCTGAGGATGATAGCTCAAAACAATCATCAGACGAGGATGAAGCTTCAATATTGCCGAAGAAGACTGGTGGAGTAAAGAAACGTAAAGCAAGCGGCCTTGGATCAGAGCATTGCGTAGGCTGTATCACGTATGGATATACTGCTGCTTCTTTAAGTTCTCCGTTGAAACAGAATGAGGAAGAGATAGATTCATTGCAGATACAAGTACAAGAGTTGTTGAAAAAGCAAAAAGCAGACCGTTTAAGATTTGCTGGACTGGAGAATCTAGTGCGTCATCTCTTAGACAAATGCTGA